In a single window of the Dinghuibacter silviterrae genome:
- a CDS encoding sensor histidine kinase has product MILYHGLLLILGLVIALQFVIIMIQHQRMKQALMDHHSGKQDLVDKVRSLELETMKARLNPHLFKNALNAIQSHAYQTYYALDKLSNVLDFILYESERPFVTLKEEVEFALSLIEINRLKVSPLFDLQVKNRIDTASPLYTREWIAPLISIDLIENAFKHADLQREGAFIAILFELKGDRFTLTVSNKVSAGEPLKKEKSGVGRATLQTRLAALYPGRHHLEQFMQEEVYTAKLDLQL; this is encoded by the coding sequence ATGATCCTTTACCACGGTTTGTTGCTGATACTCGGTCTTGTCATCGCTTTGCAGTTCGTGATTATCATGATCCAGCACCAGCGGATGAAACAGGCGCTGATGGACCATCACAGCGGCAAACAGGACCTGGTCGACAAGGTGCGCTCCCTCGAACTGGAGACCATGAAGGCCAGGCTCAACCCCCACCTGTTCAAAAATGCGCTGAATGCCATCCAGTCTCACGCCTACCAAACGTATTACGCGCTGGACAAGCTCTCCAACGTCCTGGACTTTATCCTTTACGAAAGCGAAAGACCATTTGTGACGTTGAAGGAAGAGGTGGAATTCGCGCTGAGCCTGATCGAAATCAACCGGCTAAAAGTCAGCCCCCTGTTCGACCTCCAGGTGAAAAACCGGATCGATACGGCGTCGCCGCTGTACACCCGGGAATGGATCGCCCCCCTGATCAGCATCGACCTTATCGAAAACGCCTTCAAACACGCCGACCTCCAACGCGAAGGCGCCTTTATCGCCATCCTCTTCGAGCTCAAAGGGGACCGTTTCACCCTCACCGTCTCCAACAAGGTCAGCGCGGGAGAGCCCCTGAAAAAAGAAAAGAGCGGCGTCGGCCGGGCCACCCTCCAGACCCGTTTGGCTGCGCTCTACCCCGGCCGTCATCATCTGGAACAATTTATGCAGGAGGAGGTCTATACGGCCAAACTGGACCTACAACTATGA
- a CDS encoding LytR/AlgR family response regulator transcription factor, with translation MMTCVILDDELPGLQYLTLLCQQIPGLEIVRAYNDPKRFLDEYGRLTFDFCILDIQMPGVSGLAVAEAIRGKPVIFTTGYKEYAAEAFDLDAVDYVRKPIDRERFEQAIRKVEARLAAAHAPTSPGPATPAHGAALAAASGAAAGFARFNSSQGKVLLHYEQVLLVTTADGDARDKNVVLENGRALLLKNVSFSQLHLPPDQFARINKKTVVRIKAITHYTAGEVTIDLPGGAQRFPLSETYRQEFYYKK, from the coding sequence ATGATGACCTGTGTTATCCTGGACGACGAACTACCGGGTTTACAATACTTGACACTCCTTTGTCAGCAGATCCCCGGTCTGGAGATCGTACGGGCCTACAACGACCCGAAGCGGTTCCTGGATGAATACGGGCGCCTCACCTTTGACTTTTGCATCCTTGACATCCAGATGCCGGGGGTGAGCGGGCTGGCCGTGGCGGAAGCCATCAGAGGCAAACCCGTCATCTTTACCACGGGGTATAAGGAATACGCGGCCGAGGCGTTTGACCTGGACGCGGTGGACTATGTGCGCAAGCCCATCGACAGGGAGCGCTTCGAACAGGCCATCCGCAAGGTCGAAGCGCGGCTCGCCGCGGCGCACGCGCCCACCTCGCCGGGGCCCGCCACGCCCGCGCATGGCGCAGCGCTCGCCGCCGCGTCTGGCGCGGCAGCGGGCTTCGCCCGCTTCAACTCCAGCCAGGGCAAGGTATTGCTCCACTACGAGCAGGTGCTCCTGGTGACGACTGCTGACGGCGACGCGAGAGACAAAAACGTGGTCCTGGAGAACGGTCGCGCGCTCCTACTCAAGAACGTTTCTTTTTCCCAACTTCATCTACCCCCCGACCAATTTGCGCGCATCAACAAAAAGACCGTTGTCCGCATCAAGGCGATCACGCACTATACGGCGGGCGAAGTGACGATCGACCTCCCCGGGGGTGCTCAGCGCTTTCCGCTGAGCGAGACGTACCGCCAGGAATTTTATTACAAGAAATAA
- a CDS encoding cation:proton antiporter domain-containing protein, giving the protein MVKRYKNLAFYLSVVAVFSFLIYLVIKQGTLLEPVQVTLPKPVSVWTQIRDAFTHTAAGAMAILLLQIITIIVVARFFGWICQKIKQPTVIGEIVAGVVLGPSFLGTYVKGVSDFLFPLPSLGHLQFLSQVGLILFMFIVGMELDVKVLKNKATDAVVISHASILFPFTMGMGLAYIIYQHFAPASVGFLSFALFIGISMSVTAFPVLARIVQERGLSKTRLGAIAITCAAADDITAWCLLAAVIAVVKAGSAMSALVTLGLAVTYVWLMLTVVRPFLRKLGDKYSNKESLSRPVVAIFFITLLLSSCVTEMIGIHALFGAFMAGVIMPENMRFRNIFIEKIEDVALVLLLPLFFVFTGLRTQVGLLNDAYAWRTCGLILAVAVGGKFLGSALAARVVGQSWRDSLSVGALMNTRGLMELIVLNIGYDLGVLTPQVFTMLVIMALATTFMTGPALTLIQRWFPEKAERLFMGQAVKYNILVSFSTPDKGIALLRLAGSLVRRSMDNATITMLHLSPSNDLNQYNLEEYERDSFEPVEKESQRLSLPVISLFKPSANIEEEIAETANTGHFDLLLVGLGRSVFDGTLLGKILGFTTKIINPERLYGTLTGRERLFEQSFFDERAMNIIRSADIPLGVYVDKDSGEPRDVFIPVFSISDSFLLIYAQKLIHNNGSRVVILDASGVIRQNPEMKEAIRSIELVAPQHIALYHERTIDREFLEQQNLMVISMDSWKKALSTRSVWLSSIPSALIIKP; this is encoded by the coding sequence ATGGTTAAACGATATAAAAACCTCGCGTTTTACCTCTCGGTCGTCGCTGTCTTTTCCTTCCTGATCTACCTGGTCATCAAACAAGGGACGCTGCTCGAACCGGTGCAGGTGACCCTGCCCAAACCGGTGTCGGTCTGGACCCAGATCAGGGACGCCTTTACGCATACGGCGGCGGGGGCTATGGCCATCCTGTTGCTGCAAATCATTACGATCATCGTCGTGGCCCGTTTTTTTGGCTGGATCTGTCAAAAGATCAAACAGCCCACGGTCATCGGGGAAATCGTGGCGGGGGTCGTACTCGGACCTTCGTTCCTGGGAACCTATGTCAAGGGGGTGTCGGATTTTCTTTTTCCCCTGCCTTCCCTGGGACACTTGCAGTTTCTGAGCCAGGTGGGGCTGATCCTTTTTATGTTTATTGTGGGGATGGAGCTGGACGTAAAGGTCCTGAAGAACAAGGCGACGGACGCGGTTGTGATTTCCCATGCCAGCATCCTTTTTCCATTTACGATGGGGATGGGCCTGGCCTATATCATATACCAGCACTTTGCACCGGCCTCGGTGGGTTTTCTTTCTTTCGCCTTGTTTATCGGGATCTCGATGAGCGTCACGGCTTTTCCCGTCCTGGCGCGGATTGTGCAGGAGCGGGGACTGTCCAAGACGCGGTTGGGCGCGATCGCGATCACCTGCGCGGCCGCGGATGACATCACGGCCTGGTGTCTTTTGGCCGCGGTCATCGCGGTGGTGAAGGCGGGTTCGGCGATGAGCGCGCTGGTGACCCTGGGCCTTGCCGTTACCTATGTCTGGCTGATGCTGACCGTGGTCCGGCCTTTTTTGCGGAAGCTGGGGGACAAGTATTCGAACAAGGAATCGCTGTCGCGCCCGGTGGTGGCCATCTTTTTTATCACCCTTTTGCTGTCTTCCTGCGTCACCGAAATGATCGGCATCCACGCCCTTTTCGGAGCCTTTATGGCGGGGGTGATCATGCCGGAGAACATGCGGTTCAGGAATATTTTTATAGAAAAAATAGAGGACGTCGCCCTCGTGTTGCTGCTTCCGCTGTTTTTCGTTTTTACAGGGCTCCGGACACAGGTGGGGTTGCTCAACGACGCGTATGCCTGGAGAACCTGCGGCCTCATCCTGGCGGTGGCCGTGGGCGGCAAGTTCCTGGGGAGCGCGCTGGCCGCCCGCGTGGTGGGGCAGTCCTGGCGCGACAGCCTTTCGGTGGGCGCGCTGATGAATACCCGGGGGCTGATGGAGCTCATCGTCCTCAACATCGGGTATGACCTGGGGGTCCTCACGCCACAGGTTTTTACCATGCTGGTGATCATGGCCCTCGCCACCACCTTTATGACCGGACCCGCCCTGACGCTGATCCAGCGATGGTTCCCGGAGAAGGCGGAGCGTCTTTTCATGGGCCAGGCGGTGAAATACAACATCCTGGTTTCCTTCAGTACCCCCGACAAAGGCATCGCGTTGTTGCGCCTGGCGGGCAGCCTGGTCCGGCGTTCCATGGACAACGCCACCATTACGATGCTCCACTTGTCTCCGTCCAACGACCTGAATCAGTATAACCTGGAAGAATACGAGCGGGATAGCTTTGAACCGGTGGAAAAAGAATCCCAGCGTCTGAGCCTCCCCGTGATCAGCCTTTTCAAGCCATCGGCCAACATCGAGGAGGAAATCGCGGAGACCGCGAACACCGGTCACTTCGACCTGCTCCTGGTCGGTCTCGGGCGTTCGGTTTTTGACGGAACGTTGCTCGGAAAGATCCTGGGCTTTACCACCAAGATCATCAACCCCGAGCGTTTATACGGCACGCTGACGGGACGGGAACGGCTTTTTGAACAGTCCTTTTTTGACGAACGCGCGATGAACATCATCCGGTCTGCGGACATCCCATTGGGGGTATATGTCGACAAGGACAGCGGGGAACCCCGCGACGTATTTATCCCGGTCTTTTCCATCAGCGACAGCTTTTTGCTGATCTATGCCCAAAAGCTCATCCACAATAATGGCAGCCGCGTGGTCATATTGGACGCATCGGGTGTCATCCGGCAAAATCCCGAGATGAAAGAAGCCATCCGTTCCATAGAGCTCGTGGCACCCCAGCACATTGCGTTGTACCACGAACGAACCATCGACCGGGAATTCCTGGAACAGCAAAACCTGATGGTGATCAGCATGGACAGCTGGAAAAAGGCGTTGTCCACGCGGAGCGTGTGGTTATCCTCGATCCCGTCGGCCTTGATCATCAAACCATAA
- a CDS encoding tetratricopeptide repeat-containing sensor histidine kinase, with translation MSRTLGKYIGWYILALSLGVACERNTPEHPAFFDPVFRHADSLEYRGDQWSVAYVDSMFSVFAGTPGPLDQFRRYDFLASHEGYGRHDYAASNRFIDSMLLVSKPFAQDPHYMDRYGQALLEKGNVLISLGQNDEAFAYFLKGKALSDQFPDSCYFSSQFNEQLGLIAYTQHKFADAIVYFLASLDKLSDCRSHDPYSSFQKQQGQLDNIGLCYGELGKYDSALYYFQRTLDYLGRGEAQYREPGQLAFIAEAKALVNGNRSEIYDKMGDYVREGTAIRASILPAGNHFDNGILSLAELNLRHLGRLDTARQQLALARQQLDTMHHEVEDELMWRRLTWQYYDTTHNLSLAYPAYQSYVHLRDSLVKARQDLSQRDVKHEFDKLERQHQLEQLQDKNVLQRDYLLIAIGFATLSVVILLLIWWNWRRSGRNLRIIGLHNKHLELTLESLEQRNRDYDHLFKMVAHDLRNPIAGISGITNLLGESERINEEDRQMLALIQHSCSQLLRLIHELLESKSNPETRRMSMSWCDMSALLEECVALLQVKAEEKRQQIKLSGLSSATLLADRNKMWRVLNNLLTNAIKFSPEKSVIRVSALRQEHNLLITVTDQGIGIPEDMREKIFDAFGGARRSGTQGEQSFGLGLSICRQIVEAHGGSIWFDSEPGQGTTFYVTLPMPMIVEEAEAAV, from the coding sequence ATGAGCAGGACATTAGGAAAATATATAGGATGGTATATCCTGGCCCTCAGTCTTGGTGTTGCCTGTGAACGCAACACCCCCGAGCACCCCGCTTTTTTCGATCCGGTGTTCAGGCACGCCGACAGTCTTGAATACCGGGGCGACCAGTGGAGTGTTGCGTACGTGGATTCCATGTTCTCTGTATTCGCGGGTACGCCGGGGCCGCTCGACCAATTCCGCCGGTATGACTTCCTGGCTTCGCACGAGGGTTACGGCCGGCACGATTACGCCGCCAGCAACCGGTTTATAGACAGCATGCTCCTGGTGTCCAAGCCGTTTGCGCAGGATCCGCACTATATGGACCGCTACGGCCAGGCATTGTTGGAAAAAGGAAACGTCCTGATCTCCCTGGGGCAAAACGACGAGGCCTTTGCTTATTTTCTCAAGGGCAAAGCCCTGTCGGATCAATTTCCCGATTCCTGTTACTTTTCCAGCCAGTTTAACGAGCAGTTAGGCTTGATTGCCTACACGCAGCATAAGTTCGCGGACGCCATCGTGTATTTCCTGGCGTCGCTTGACAAATTATCGGACTGCCGTTCCCATGACCCCTATTCGAGTTTTCAGAAACAACAGGGGCAACTGGACAATATCGGTCTTTGTTACGGGGAGTTGGGCAAATACGACAGCGCCTTGTACTACTTCCAGCGGACACTGGATTACCTCGGCCGTGGGGAAGCCCAATACAGGGAACCGGGCCAGTTGGCTTTTATCGCCGAAGCCAAAGCCCTGGTCAACGGGAACAGGAGCGAAATCTATGACAAGATGGGGGACTACGTCCGGGAGGGAACGGCTATAAGAGCGTCCATTCTCCCCGCCGGCAACCATTTTGACAACGGCATCCTGTCCCTTGCGGAGCTGAACCTGCGCCACCTGGGCCGCCTCGACACGGCCCGGCAGCAATTGGCGCTGGCCAGGCAACAACTGGACACCATGCACCACGAAGTCGAAGACGAGCTGATGTGGAGACGCCTCACCTGGCAATACTACGACACGACGCACAACCTTTCACTGGCCTATCCCGCTTACCAAAGCTATGTCCATCTTCGCGATTCCCTGGTTAAGGCCCGCCAGGACCTCAGCCAGAGGGACGTCAAACATGAATTTGACAAACTGGAACGTCAGCACCAGTTGGAACAGCTTCAGGACAAAAACGTACTCCAGCGCGATTACCTGCTTATCGCCATCGGTTTTGCCACGCTGTCCGTGGTCATCCTGTTATTGATCTGGTGGAACTGGAGACGGTCCGGCCGGAACCTCCGCATTATCGGTCTCCACAACAAACACCTGGAGCTTACGCTGGAAAGCCTGGAGCAGCGCAACCGCGACTACGACCACCTGTTCAAGATGGTGGCCCACGACCTGCGCAACCCCATCGCGGGCATCAGCGGCATCACCAACCTGCTCGGGGAAAGCGAACGCATCAACGAGGAAGACCGGCAGATGCTCGCCCTCATCCAGCACAGTTGCAGCCAGCTTTTGCGGCTGATCCATGAGCTCCTGGAAAGCAAGTCCAACCCCGAGACCCGCCGGATGAGCATGAGCTGGTGCGACATGAGCGCGCTCCTCGAAGAATGCGTCGCCCTCCTCCAGGTCAAGGCCGAGGAAAAACGCCAGCAGATCAAACTCTCCGGTTTATCCTCCGCCACACTCCTCGCCGACCGCAACAAGATGTGGCGCGTCCTCAACAACCTCCTTACCAACGCCATCAAATTCAGCCCGGAAAAATCCGTCATACGCGTATCCGCGCTTCGCCAGGAACACAACCTCCTCATCACCGTGACCGACCAAGGCATCGGCATCCCCGAAGACATGCGCGAAAAAATTTTCGACGCCTTTGGCGGGGCGCGCCGCTCCGGCACCCAGGGCGAGCAATCCTTTGGCCTGGGACTCTCCATCTGCCGCCAGATCGTCGAAGCCCACGGCGGCAGCATCTGGTTCGACAGCGAACCCGGGCAGGGGACGACGTTTTATGTGACGTTGCCGATGCCGATGATTGTGGAGGAGGCAGAGGCCGCGGTTTAG
- a CDS encoding M1 family metallopeptidase, giving the protein MRTTILFLLWAVPALGDLHRPPVAADTVAPGVSLRLAQERAHRLKDIRYTLAFHIPEEQAGPAPGNEDLSSPVTGEEDLDFVCLDTRRPLQLDFKAARDQVGAMTVNGHRVTPDLRMEHLVIAARDLIKGHNHLHLTFTAGNRPLNRNREFLYTLLVPDRARELFPCFDQPDLKAVFKLRLTLPEGWRAIANGRAAAAGRAAAGGRAAVDGNAPEKAGAAAAMAFAPSDKLPTYLFSFAAGRFKDSVRTSSHGPVEALYRETDTAKVRLSLDTLFRQQEDALKYLETYTGLPYPFQKFGFVAIPDFQFGGMEHPGAIQYKASALFLDDAATLDQRNARANVLSHETAHIWFGDLVTMRWFNDVWMKEVFANFMADKITRTDDYDLRFLTEHLPAAYAVDRTEGTNPIRQPLDNLQDAGSLYGNIIYHKAPVMMRQLELQMGEEPFRDGVRDYLKTFAYGNATWPDLLRCLQRYTTMDLTAWNQVWVNETGRPVFSCTYDTSGDVIKKLTLSQKGEDGSSRVWPQVIDVALGYNDHIDTLRFTMKTAHTELSWKDGLPKPRYILFNTLGLGYGVFPMYGNTIPFVAGAQNRVIRASTYINAYENMLDGQGLTPFRFVSAALTNLLLEHEELNMGLLLGQISSCYWHFLSPLAQRATGKVLEIALWQAINGPFTPAERKLLFLNYAGIARSKAAEDSVFKVWNTQHPPQDIKLSEDDYTNLAAGLALRGYPGSDTILAAQGRRIKSPDRQARWAYLQPALSPDQAVRDKYFYALKDAQNRTKEAWVLSALGYLFHPLRADQDEKYLASALDWMEDIQRTGDVFFPQSWAAAVLSNYSSKSAAKLVRDFLKEHPDYNPRLKGKILQAADNLFRAQRLESAPKLEKLGAVPWH; this is encoded by the coding sequence ATGAGAACCACCATCCTTTTCCTGTTGTGGGCGGTGCCCGCACTTGGTGACCTTCACCGGCCGCCAGTGGCGGCCGACACGGTCGCGCCCGGCGTATCGCTCCGCCTCGCGCAGGAGCGCGCCCATCGTCTGAAAGATATCCGCTATACGCTGGCGTTTCATATCCCCGAGGAGCAGGCCGGCCCGGCCCCAGGCAACGAAGACCTCTCCAGCCCCGTCACCGGCGAGGAGGACCTCGACTTCGTCTGCCTGGACACGCGGCGGCCGCTGCAGCTGGATTTTAAAGCGGCGCGGGACCAGGTCGGCGCGATGACTGTCAATGGCCATCGGGTCACGCCTGACCTGCGGATGGAACACCTTGTTATTGCTGCCCGCGACCTTATTAAAGGCCACAACCACCTCCACCTGACCTTTACCGCGGGCAACCGGCCCCTGAATCGCAACCGCGAGTTCCTATATACGTTGCTTGTGCCGGACCGGGCCCGTGAATTGTTCCCGTGTTTCGATCAGCCCGACCTCAAGGCGGTGTTTAAGCTCAGGCTGACGCTGCCCGAGGGGTGGCGGGCGATTGCCAACGGGCGCGCGGCCGCGGCGGGCAGAGCGGCCGCGGGCGGCAGAGCAGCGGTGGACGGCAACGCGCCCGAAAAAGCCGGAGCTGCCGCGGCGATGGCCTTCGCGCCCTCCGACAAGCTCCCCACCTACCTCTTCTCCTTCGCCGCCGGCCGCTTCAAAGACTCCGTCAGAACCTCAAGCCACGGCCCGGTTGAAGCCCTCTACCGGGAAACGGATACGGCAAAGGTCCGGTTAAGCCTGGATACGCTTTTCCGGCAACAGGAAGACGCGTTAAAATACCTTGAAACCTACACAGGCCTCCCATATCCTTTCCAAAAATTCGGCTTTGTCGCCATCCCCGATTTCCAGTTCGGCGGGATGGAACACCCGGGGGCGATCCAGTACAAGGCGTCGGCGCTTTTCCTCGATGACGCGGCGACCCTGGACCAGCGCAATGCGCGGGCCAATGTACTGTCACACGAGACGGCGCATATATGGTTTGGCGACCTGGTTACGATGCGCTGGTTTAATGACGTCTGGATGAAGGAGGTATTTGCCAACTTCATGGCGGACAAGATCACCCGGACGGACGACTATGACCTGCGGTTCCTGACGGAACATCTCCCGGCGGCGTACGCGGTGGACCGGACGGAAGGCACCAACCCGATCCGCCAGCCCCTGGACAACCTCCAGGACGCGGGCTCGCTGTATGGCAACATCATCTATCATAAGGCGCCGGTCATGATGCGGCAGCTGGAATTGCAGATGGGAGAAGAACCTTTCCGGGACGGCGTGAGAGACTACCTGAAAACATTCGCTTACGGGAACGCGACCTGGCCGGACCTGCTGCGGTGTCTGCAGCGCTATACGACGATGGACCTGACGGCGTGGAACCAGGTTTGGGTCAACGAGACCGGGCGGCCGGTCTTCTCCTGTACGTATGATACGTCCGGGGACGTCATCAAAAAGCTGACCTTGTCTCAAAAAGGGGAGGACGGGAGTAGCCGCGTATGGCCGCAGGTAATTGATGTCGCCCTGGGGTACAATGACCATATCGACACGCTGAGGTTTACCATGAAAACCGCCCACACCGAGCTATCCTGGAAGGATGGGCTTCCTAAACCCCGATATATCCTGTTTAATACCTTGGGGCTTGGGTATGGGGTTTTTCCGATGTACGGAAATACCATTCCGTTCGTGGCCGGCGCCCAGAACAGGGTCATACGGGCCTCCACCTATATCAACGCGTACGAGAATATGCTGGATGGGCAAGGCCTGACGCCGTTCCGGTTCGTCAGCGCAGCGTTGACCAACCTTCTGCTGGAACATGAGGAGCTCAACATGGGGCTGCTGCTGGGCCAAATCAGTTCTTGCTACTGGCACTTTTTGTCTCCCTTAGCGCAAAGGGCAACGGGGAAAGTCCTGGAGATAGCGCTTTGGCAAGCGATCAATGGACCGTTTACGCCCGCGGAACGAAAGCTCCTGTTCCTCAACTATGCCGGGATCGCCCGGAGCAAGGCGGCCGAAGATTCGGTCTTCAAGGTGTGGAACACCCAGCATCCGCCCCAGGACATCAAACTCTCCGAAGACGACTATACCAACCTGGCCGCGGGCCTGGCGCTGCGCGGCTACCCGGGCAGCGACACCATCCTCGCGGCCCAGGGGCGGCGGATCAAAAGCCCGGACCGGCAGGCGCGTTGGGCGTACCTGCAACCGGCGCTGTCACCGGACCAGGCTGTCCGCGACAAGTATTTCTATGCGTTGAAGGACGCCCAAAACCGGACAAAGGAGGCGTGGGTGCTTTCGGCCCTGGGTTACCTGTTTCACCCGCTCCGGGCGGACCAGGACGAGAAGTACCTGGCCAGCGCCCTGGACTGGATGGAGGATATCCAGCGTACGGGGGATGTGTTCTTCCCCCAAAGCTGGGCCGCAGCGGTGCTGAGCAACTATTCAAGCAAGAGCGCGGCAAAACTGGTGCGGGATTTTCTGAAGGAGCACCCGGATTATAATCCGCGGTTGAAGGGAAAGATCCTGCAGGCGGCAGACAACCTGTTCAGGGCGCAGCGGCTCGAAAGCGCGCCGAAGCTCGAAAAGTTGGGCGCGGTGCCGTGGCACTAA
- a CDS encoding YkgJ family cysteine cluster protein, whose protein sequence is MSEIPIDLDHIRREAVAREEENHAFRDFLRRQDGDEIDRRVHRLDAEVTPRVDCTACGNCCKSLIIHTEPEENERVAARMGLPRETWEGRYLERSLGGKTVLNQIPCPFLTGTRCSVYEDRFSDCREFPHLHKDHFTDRLFSTIMYYGVCPIIYTVVERLKGETGFFTGYYSHPD, encoded by the coding sequence ATGAGTGAGATCCCCATCGATCTTGACCATATCCGCCGCGAAGCCGTCGCCAGGGAGGAAGAGAACCATGCTTTCCGCGATTTTCTGCGCCGCCAGGACGGAGACGAGATCGACCGCCGGGTGCATCGCCTGGACGCGGAGGTGACGCCCCGCGTCGATTGCACGGCCTGCGGCAACTGCTGCAAATCGCTGATCATCCATACCGAACCGGAAGAAAATGAACGCGTGGCGGCGCGCATGGGTCTACCCCGGGAGACCTGGGAAGGGCGCTACCTGGAAAGGTCCCTTGGAGGCAAAACCGTCCTAAACCAAATCCCCTGCCCCTTTCTGACGGGCACACGGTGCAGCGTATACGAAGACCGGTTTAGCGACTGCCGGGAGTTTCCGCATCTGCACAAGGACCATTTTACAGACCGGCTTTTTTCGACGATCATGTACTATGGCGTTTGCCCGATTATTTATACCGTGGTGGAAAGGTTAAAGGGGGAGACCGGGTTTTTTACTGGTTATTATAGTCATCCGGATTAA
- a CDS encoding Kelch repeat-containing protein has translation MKVQTLLLLSSFGFFSCSRSSNNNNGDWLRRSDFNGNSRIGAVAFTLNNLGYVATGFDGSNYLNDVWYYDPNLDYWTSVDTLPSIGRALGVAFATSKFGYVGLGFNGTDNGTGTYFPTDFFKFDPSSNNWTPIPSPKLTNNGGVKTAVAFGIGAPYNIGGVLGGIDGNDNYHKEFYVWKEDSGGWVTEPFPGPKWAGAASWVYQNKGYVVTGTGDNQLNVSDFWFYDPSRPLGHRWSDSLRRIFGITDQSYDAGYRVQRTNAVAFTGVSNGIPKAYVTLGSNGPSQTDCWEYDFATDQWSVKSSFPGAGRVGAIAMTLNIKDPTTNTLVPHGYIGLGGQSLQNNGAGTGVFYSDITEFLPDLPFNPDDYNNQ, from the coding sequence ATGAAAGTACAAACCTTGTTGCTTTTGAGTTCGTTTGGCTTCTTTTCTTGTAGTCGTTCCAGCAATAACAATAACGGGGACTGGCTCAGGCGGTCGGATTTTAATGGAAACAGCCGGATCGGCGCGGTAGCGTTTACGCTGAACAACCTGGGTTACGTGGCCACCGGGTTCGACGGATCCAACTACCTCAATGACGTGTGGTATTATGATCCGAATCTCGATTACTGGACGAGTGTAGATACATTGCCAAGCATCGGAAGGGCGTTGGGGGTTGCCTTTGCCACTTCAAAATTCGGATACGTCGGCTTAGGCTTCAATGGAACCGACAACGGAACCGGAACTTACTTTCCAACCGATTTTTTCAAATTCGATCCCAGCAGTAATAACTGGACCCCAATACCCAGCCCGAAGTTAACCAATAATGGGGGCGTAAAGACGGCGGTGGCCTTTGGTATCGGGGCACCTTACAACATCGGGGGGGTGCTGGGGGGCATCGACGGCAACGACAATTACCACAAGGAATTCTATGTGTGGAAAGAAGACTCGGGCGGTTGGGTCACCGAACCCTTTCCAGGGCCCAAATGGGCAGGGGCGGCTTCCTGGGTATATCAAAACAAAGGCTATGTCGTTACAGGCACCGGCGACAACCAACTTAATGTAAGCGACTTCTGGTTTTACGACCCAAGCAGACCTCTTGGGCACCGGTGGAGCGATAGCCTAAGGAGGATATTCGGCATAACGGACCAGAGCTATGACGCCGGGTACCGCGTCCAGCGCACCAATGCGGTAGCCTTTACCGGGGTAAGCAATGGGATACCCAAAGCCTACGTAACCCTGGGCTCCAACGGACCCAGCCAGACGGATTGTTGGGAATATGATTTTGCCACGGACCAATGGTCGGTAAAAAGCAGTTTTCCCGGTGCCGGACGTGTAGGCGCGATCGCCATGACATTGAACATCAAAGATCCCACGACCAATACCCTGGTGCCCCATGGCTATATCGGACTCGGCGGTCAAAGCCTGCAAAATAACGGGGCGGGGACTGGAGTCTTCTATTCCGACATCACGGAATTTCTCCCCGATCTCCCCTTTAATCCGGATGACTATAATAACCAGTAA